One part of the Helicobacter cetorum MIT 99-5656 genome encodes these proteins:
- a CDS encoding outer membrane beta-barrel protein codes for MHLPPPPIILKSSKKFFKIVLCSMLGFNLSHALDESKLNELIEKKVKEVLAKQEINPKHKRVDRSGLFAGLGYSGMYSWNFAYRDSLVWTKYIPTYETQIFLERKNPSTILNGFNFKVGYQYIAPVRVKKMGFGVRGGFLYASRYGNYIEKAKYRYEYERIVPSKGILSALFGNGQNFGEAFVMPIKGTSTSFNGSAVGVSTYSFFIDFLHNVYENDKLFVGYFIGAGLGGESVIAGYLGNYRNQVAQFQGYGSLGLRMGDKHHTLELSASMHGDAPSCFKKKPKTCESVRVMQVKIPRGFFESYVTWSADYVYRF; via the coding sequence ATGCATTTACCCCCCCCCCCCATTATTTTAAAGTCAAGTAAGAAATTTTTTAAAATAGTCTTATGCTCTATGCTAGGTTTTAACCTTAGCCATGCTTTAGATGAAAGTAAGCTTAATGAACTCATTGAAAAGAAAGTTAAAGAAGTTTTAGCCAAACAAGAAATCAATCCTAAACATAAAAGAGTGGATAGAAGCGGTCTTTTTGCTGGACTTGGGTATAGTGGGATGTATTCGTGGAATTTCGCTTATAGGGATAGTTTGGTTTGGACTAAATATATTCCGACTTATGAAACTCAAATATTCTTAGAAAGAAAAAATCCTAGCACCATCTTAAACGGCTTTAATTTTAAAGTGGGTTATCAATATATAGCCCCTGTTAGAGTTAAAAAAATGGGTTTTGGGGTTAGGGGTGGTTTTTTATACGCTTCTAGATATGGTAATTATATTGAAAAAGCAAAATACCGATACGAATACGAAAGAATTGTTCCTAGTAAGGGTATTCTTTCTGCTTTATTTGGCAACGGTCAAAATTTTGGCGAAGCGTTTGTTATGCCCATAAAAGGCACTTCCACTTCTTTTAATGGTTCTGCTGTAGGTGTGTCAACTTATAGTTTTTTCATAGATTTTTTGCACAATGTTTATGAAAACGATAAATTATTTGTCGGTTATTTCATAGGGGCTGGGCTAGGGGGTGAGAGTGTTATAGCAGGGTATCTTGGAAATTATCGTAATCAGGTCGCACAATTTCAAGGCTATGGCTCGTTAGGTTTGAGAATGGGTGATAAACACCACACGCTAGAACTCAGTGCAAGTATGCATGGCGATGCTCCAAGTTGCTTTAAGAAAAAGCCAAAGACTTGTGAGAGTGTAAGAGTTATGCAAGTAAAAATCCCTAGAGGATTTTTTGAGAGTTATGTTACATGGAGTGCGGATTATGTGTATCGGTTTTAA
- a CDS encoding peptidylprolyl isomerase, whose translation MDSIKTYDIKEEELAKCAYATLKTNQGSLTLELFYKDAPQAVSNFITLAKEGFYNGLSFHRVIAGFVAQGGCPYGTGTGGPGHRIKCEVANNPHKHKRGSLSMAHAGRDTGGSQFFLCFVDLPHLDGEHTVFGKIINTEGLAVLDKIKQGDIIEGVTFDSSL comes from the coding sequence ATGGACTCTATCAAAACTTACGATATTAAAGAAGAAGAACTTGCTAAGTGTGCTTACGCTACCCTAAAAACAAATCAAGGCAGTTTGACATTAGAGCTTTTTTACAAAGATGCACCCCAGGCGGTGAGCAATTTTATAACTTTGGCTAAAGAAGGCTTTTATAATGGTCTTAGCTTCCATCGTGTGATTGCAGGCTTTGTAGCTCAAGGGGGCTGTCCTTATGGCACAGGCACAGGCGGTCCTGGACATCGCATTAAATGTGAAGTAGCTAATAACCCGCACAAGCATAAGCGGGGTTCTCTCTCTATGGCGCATGCTGGAAGAGACACTGGGGGAAGTCAATTTTTCTTGTGCTTTGTGGATTTACCCCATTTAGATGGCGAGCATACCGTCTTTGGCAAAATCATCAATACAGAAGGTCTTGCCGTTCTAGATAAAATCAAGCAAGGCGATATTATAGAGGGCGTTACCTTTGATTCTTCTCTATAA
- the rsmA gene encoding 16S rRNA (adenine(1518)-N(6)/adenine(1519)-N(6))-dimethyltransferase RsmA has product MVVAKKSLGQHFLIDESFLDQIVEALPPLDGVKLVEIGVGLGDLTLKLLDLYALKTYEVDSSLCEKMQARLKTQKKPFELELIEQDALFLNEQEPYFLVSNLPYYIATRLVLNALKDPKCRGLLVMTQKEVALKFCAKDSQNALSVLADAVGNATLLFDVPPSAFNPPPKVFSSVFRVVKDPFKEKALVHLAPTQSPFEEALKKGFETLEDFLKACFIAPRKTLSNNLKKSVSYREKLSKVLEFLELENQPTSVRASEIKDYLKLLEYVLKG; this is encoded by the coding sequence ATGGTAGTAGCTAAGAAGTCTTTAGGACAGCATTTTTTGATTGATGAGTCGTTTTTAGACCAAATTGTAGAGGCTTTGCCCCCCTTAGATGGGGTTAAGCTCGTAGAAATTGGAGTTGGTTTGGGCGATTTGACTCTTAAATTGCTAGATTTGTATGCCCTAAAGACTTATGAAGTGGATAGTAGCTTGTGTGAGAAAATGCAAGCAAGGTTAAAAACGCAAAAAAAGCCTTTTGAGTTAGAATTAATAGAGCAAGATGCGCTTTTTTTAAACGAGCAAGAGCCTTATTTTTTGGTTTCTAATTTGCCTTATTACATCGCTACTAGGCTTGTATTAAACGCTCTTAAAGACCCTAAATGTAGGGGTTTATTAGTGATGACACAAAAAGAAGTGGCGTTGAAATTTTGTGCTAAAGATTCACAAAACGCCTTAAGTGTTTTAGCGGATGCTGTAGGGAATGCCACTCTTTTATTTGATGTGCCACCTAGTGCGTTTAATCCACCGCCAAAGGTGTTCTCTAGCGTGTTTAGGGTCGTTAAAGACCCTTTCAAAGAGAAGGCATTAGTTCATTTAGCACCGACTCAATCGCCTTTTGAAGAAGCCCTAAAAAAAGGGTTTGAAACATTAGAAGATTTTTTGAAAGCTTGTTTCATAGCTCCTAGAAAGACGCTTTCAAACAATCTTAAAAAAAGCGTCTCTTACAGAGAAAAGCTTTCTAAGGTGTTAGAATTTTTAGAATTAGAAAATCAACCAACAAGCGTGAGAGCGTCTGAGATAAAAGACTATCTCAAGCTCTTAGAGTATGTTTTAAAAGGCTAA
- a CDS encoding MFS transporter produces the protein MFNKNIFLLFLSQGFNGAVISLLTFSSPLAGKWFVEQLNKHAGAFVLNFSTLAVSLTLCGAFIAVFFSSNIIYKLGRKKAFLWSAFVGVCGALLAILALFQGSFWLFCLATFLLGFFTALNGFYRFLVNEALKNANQNHAYKASALIVGGGILGGVLGPNLAHFGLHLMHTPFVGSFIFVLILCALNFLCTMFLELMPLPPKPKIKATLLECLKEPHFLRATLSCAVGFSLMILMMNALPLSMAHYEPQEIKNVLMWHFIAMYAPSLLLAFLVKKLNPFRLIVIGMIFYGIAGIVALMSQDFWGFLVSLIFVGIAWSLSFNGGTFLFNSIQSKNQVKLQELNAIAIFGANLMASLSVGIILENGGELVLNGILLGSVCVFLVGFKFLKT, from the coding sequence ATGTTTAACAAAAACATCTTCCTACTTTTTCTGTCTCAGGGGTTTAATGGGGCAGTGATTAGTTTATTAACCTTTTCTAGCCCTTTAGCAGGGAAGTGGTTTGTAGAACAGCTCAATAAACATGCGGGTGCTTTTGTGCTTAATTTCAGCACTCTAGCTGTCTCTCTAACGCTTTGTGGAGCTTTTATAGCGGTATTTTTTTCTTCTAATATCATCTACAAGTTGGGCAGAAAAAAGGCTTTTTTGTGGAGCGCTTTTGTAGGGGTTTGTGGGGCGTTGTTAGCCATTCTTGCTTTATTTCAAGGCTCTTTTTGGCTCTTTTGTTTAGCCACCTTTTTGCTTGGGTTTTTCACAGCCCTAAATGGCTTTTACCGCTTTTTAGTTAATGAAGCTTTAAAAAATGCTAATCAAAATCATGCTTACAAAGCGAGCGCTTTAATTGTAGGGGGTGGCATACTAGGGGGCGTTTTAGGTCCTAATTTAGCTCATTTTGGACTCCATCTTATGCATACCCCTTTTGTGGGTTCATTCATTTTTGTTTTAATCTTGTGTGCTTTGAATTTCTTATGCACTATGTTTTTAGAATTAATGCCCTTACCCCCTAAGCCAAAGATAAAAGCAACACTACTAGAATGCTTGAAAGAACCCCATTTTTTAAGGGCTACCTTATCATGTGCTGTGGGCTTTTCTTTAATGATTTTAATGATGAACGCTCTGCCTTTAAGCATGGCACATTATGAACCACAAGAAATCAAAAATGTTTTGATGTGGCATTTTATAGCCATGTATGCTCCAAGCTTATTGCTTGCATTTTTAGTTAAAAAACTCAATCCTTTTAGACTTATTGTGATAGGCATGATTTTTTATGGTATCGCTGGCATTGTAGCTCTAATGAGCCAAGATTTTTGGGGCTTTTTAGTATCGCTCATTTTTGTAGGCATTGCATGGTCGTTGAGTTTTAATGGGGGAACTTTCTTGTTTAACAGCATTCAGTCCAAAAACCAAGTCAAATTACAAGAGTTAAATGCTATAGCAATTTTTGGAGCGAACTTAATGGCTAGTTTGAGTGTGGGAATAATCCTTGAAAATGGGGGTGAACTAGTGCTTAATGGTATATTATTAGGGAGTGTGTGCGTGTTTTTGGTGGGTTTTAAATTTCTCAAAACCTAA
- a CDS encoding KpsF/GutQ family sugar-phosphate isomerase — MSTRLNFNAIATQVLRDEANALLESVKQFQTSNDLEKIVKLILESQEKGGKLVVVGVGKSALVAQKIVASMLSTGNKSAFLHPTEAMHGDLGLVDKNDIILMISYGGESQELLSVFSHLKRLSYKIITMTKSPTSSLSKLGDYYLSLKIDKEACPINTAPTTSTTLTLALGDALMACLMQAKNFSKEDFASFHPGGLLGKKLFVKVKDLLQTTNLPLITPNTSFKNALIEMSEKRLGSAILVNENNELIGVLSDGDVRRALLKGLSLDSEVKHFATLKPKSFNHLDALILEALEFLEHHKIQLLVCVDTQNKVLGVLHLHQLLELGLSNET, encoded by the coding sequence ATGTCCACGCGTCTTAATTTTAATGCTATCGCTACTCAAGTTCTAAGAGATGAAGCGAACGCACTTTTAGAGAGCGTTAAGCAATTTCAAACTTCTAATGATTTAGAAAAGATTGTCAAGCTTATTTTGGAGAGCCAAGAAAAGGGGGGCAAGCTTGTTGTTGTAGGCGTAGGCAAAAGTGCCTTAGTCGCTCAAAAAATCGTAGCCTCCATGCTAAGCACCGGCAATAAAAGTGCTTTTTTACACCCAACAGAGGCTATGCATGGGGATTTGGGCTTGGTGGATAAAAACGATATTATTCTAATGATTAGCTATGGGGGGGAATCTCAAGAATTATTAAGTGTTTTTTCTCACCTAAAACGCTTGAGTTATAAAATCATCACCATGACTAAAAGCCCTACTAGCTCACTCTCTAAATTAGGCGATTATTATTTGAGCTTGAAAATTGACAAAGAGGCTTGCCCTATTAACACCGCCCCAACAACTTCTACCACACTCACCCTTGCACTAGGCGATGCCTTAATGGCATGTTTAATGCAAGCTAAGAACTTTAGCAAAGAAGATTTTGCGTCCTTTCATCCGGGTGGGCTTTTAGGTAAAAAGCTTTTTGTAAAGGTCAAAGATTTATTACAAACCACCAATCTTCCTTTAATAACGCCCAACACAAGCTTTAAAAACGCGCTCATAGAAATGAGTGAAAAACGCTTAGGCAGTGCGATTTTAGTCAATGAAAATAACGAGCTTATAGGGGTATTAAGCGATGGCGATGTGCGTAGGGCGTTATTAAAGGGGCTTAGTTTAGATAGCGAAGTCAAGCATTTTGCCACTCTAAAACCTAAAAGCTTTAACCATTTAGACGCCCTTATTTTAGAGGCATTAGAATTTTTAGAACACCATAAAATCCAGCTTTTAGTGTGCGTAGATACTCAAAATAAAGTTTTAGGGGTCTTACACTTACACCAACTTTTAGAATTAGGGTTATCTAATGAAACCTAG
- the rlmN gene encoding 23S rRNA (adenine(2503)-C(2))-methyltransferase RlmN encodes MKPSIYDFTLDELSQLLKPSFRAKQLYLWLYAKYKTSFKDMQNNFSKDFIAYLEQEFVLRTIEITHVSKSIDGSKKYLFKSLIDGHTFEAVLLKMKDKKIDEESGVILEGEKYTVCVSCQVGCQVGCAFCFTQKGGFARNLKASEIIQQALLIKEDNNLPIEKALNIVFMGMGEPLNNLDEVCKAIKIFNHGLQISPKRITISTSGVADKIPVLASKNLGVQLAISLHAVDDKTRSSLMPLNKKYNIECVLNEVRQWPLEQRKRVMFEYLLIKDLNDSLDCAKKLLKLLNGIKSKVNLILFNPHAGSKFQRPSIESARIFADFLNSKGLLCTIRESKALDIEAACGQLREKKLHHLPQS; translated from the coding sequence ATGAAACCTAGCATATATGATTTTACTTTAGATGAATTAAGCCAACTTTTAAAACCAAGTTTTAGGGCTAAACAACTCTATTTGTGGCTCTATGCGAAGTATAAAACAAGCTTTAAGGACATGCAAAATAATTTTTCAAAAGATTTTATCGCTTATTTGGAGCAAGAATTTGTTTTGCGCACCATAGAAATCACGCATGTTAGTAAGAGCATTGATGGTTCTAAAAAATATCTTTTTAAGTCTTTAATAGATGGTCATACTTTTGAAGCCGTGCTTTTAAAGATGAAAGATAAAAAGATTGATGAAGAGAGTGGCGTAATACTAGAAGGGGAAAAATACACCGTATGCGTGTCTTGTCAAGTAGGCTGTCAAGTAGGCTGTGCATTTTGTTTCACTCAAAAAGGCGGTTTTGCAAGAAACTTAAAAGCGAGTGAAATTATCCAACAAGCCTTACTCATTAAAGAAGACAATAACTTACCTATTGAAAAAGCGCTTAACATTGTCTTTATGGGAATGGGCGAACCTTTGAATAACTTAGATGAAGTGTGTAAAGCGATTAAGATTTTTAATCACGGCTTACAAATTTCACCTAAAAGAATCACGATTTCAACCAGTGGCGTAGCCGATAAAATTCCTGTCTTAGCGAGCAAGAATCTAGGCGTGCAATTAGCCATATCCTTACACGCTGTAGATGATAAAACCCGCTCATCTTTAATGCCTTTGAATAAAAAATACAATATTGAATGCGTTTTAAATGAAGTAAGACAATGGCCTTTAGAACAACGCAAACGAGTGATGTTTGAATACCTTCTAATCAAAGACTTAAACGATAGTTTGGATTGCGCTAAAAAACTTTTGAAACTTTTAAATGGCATTAAATCTAAAGTGAATTTGATTTTATTCAATCCACACGCTGGCTCTAAGTTCCAACGCCCTAGTATAGAGAGCGCTAGAATTTTTGCAGATTTTTTAAACTCTAAAGGATTATTATGCACCATTAGAGAATCCAAAGCCCTAGATATTGAAGCAGCTTGTGGGCAATTAAGAGAGAAAAAACTTCATCATTTGCCCCAAAGTTAG
- a CDS encoding outer membrane beta-barrel protein: MNKILCLVGLVFYYAYAIPVDYAPLLKGALDGVFVSFGMEAGGGAMISSSVSDNLNITKIIQTTGNSHAEMVSQLKKQAYANAIARLRNNQAQTKEILLRFAKEVAQLSTHQNKENDFFARFENMLVGHSQEGLEQYQAYLNEKVAYYEKQNAELIAQARIKVRDFYDKYNQANIDHSVLLAQGVVVYQYLSEQIALISKNLGVADTTPPLDFNINSISLMDAPRIYQALLDINKNIGMMQESLQDKIVLLKDKNNSIVKAFDTKLDNLSKEALNLKQQVLNEVVTISQNFAKEFHQNWEQLMVGKKFGNDLNNIALINNGRSCALLLLFGEGSDGGTCGKFSVPKPTWDKSLDISVEQVWNTLFNIGQLGTKVIIQAPNVVGGGQGTNGVPNATYEKEIHDAFNFLDKYGIGNPNFVGNFKHSMLYELLQVALDHNAFNDFDTLLNNYTTKMIPYMLNVFSNPEDPFWAMGVKSSQLEKYCANRHGQLPVPSLWGGYQASFCEYNSWSNSYYLGVLYFSQEEIKKIVAPLQAQGNEILSSVNSELTPLTSQLAQLQHKGPQTYAIPNFNPITLKTPTNFPNPPKFNTQPTALPNLISPTNFTPNNHYSSLSKGSSPISFSTQNLKANTYSLGLHTQFGYQKYVNPFIGFSTYAEFGYRYNYTGRYKTYGLSSLNQYRFGIGENVIFNFYSDIKLYEKRAIIRAYGLFAGLLGVANLYTFQSSNKMLNDFNMDLTFGLRIRHDNSLWILGAKIPLINQVLHTPYEHVKLIDNYHSSSVFLSFTKFFKRL; this comes from the coding sequence ATGAATAAAATTTTATGTCTTGTAGGGCTTGTATTTTATTATGCTTATGCTATTCCAGTAGATTATGCACCTCTTTTAAAAGGGGCTTTGGATGGGGTGTTTGTAAGCTTTGGTATGGAAGCAGGTGGTGGTGCTATGATTAGCTCTTCTGTTTCGGATAATCTCAATATAACTAAAATAATTCAAACAACAGGTAACTCGCATGCAGAGATGGTTTCGCAACTCAAAAAGCAAGCTTATGCAAATGCAATCGCACGCTTGCGGAATAATCAAGCACAAACCAAAGAAATTCTTTTAAGGTTTGCTAAAGAAGTCGCACAATTATCCACACATCAAAACAAAGAAAATGATTTTTTCGCTCGTTTTGAAAACATGCTTGTTGGCCACTCACAAGAGGGATTAGAACAATACCAAGCCTATTTGAATGAAAAAGTTGCTTATTATGAAAAGCAAAACGCTGAATTGATTGCTCAAGCACGCATAAAGGTGCGTGATTTTTACGACAAATACAATCAAGCTAATATTGACCATAGCGTTCTTTTGGCTCAGGGCGTTGTAGTCTATCAGTATTTGAGTGAACAAATCGCCTTGATTTCTAAGAATTTAGGTGTTGCCGACACAACACCCCCCTTAGACTTTAATATTAATTCTATTAGCTTAATGGATGCTCCACGCATTTATCAAGCACTTTTGGATATAAATAAAAATATAGGTATGATGCAAGAAAGTTTGCAAGATAAAATCGTGCTTTTAAAGGATAAAAACAATTCCATTGTTAAAGCATTTGATACCAAGTTAGATAATCTTTCCAAAGAAGCCTTAAATTTAAAGCAACAAGTCTTAAATGAAGTGGTTACCATCAGTCAAAATTTTGCTAAAGAGTTCCATCAAAATTGGGAACAACTTATGGTGGGTAAGAAATTTGGCAATGATTTAAACAATATTGCTCTCATCAATAATGGTAGGTCATGCGCGTTGCTTCTTTTGTTTGGAGAAGGGTCTGATGGAGGAACTTGCGGAAAGTTCAGCGTGCCTAAACCTACTTGGGATAAATCTTTAGATATTTCTGTAGAACAAGTGTGGAACACTCTGTTTAATATCGGTCAGTTAGGCACTAAGGTGATTATCCAAGCCCCTAATGTTGTTGGGGGAGGTCAAGGGACTAATGGTGTGCCAAACGCTACTTATGAAAAAGAAATCCATGATGCTTTCAACTTTTTAGATAAGTATGGCATAGGCAATCCTAATTTTGTAGGCAACTTTAAACACTCTATGCTTTATGAATTGCTTCAAGTAGCCTTAGACCATAACGCTTTTAATGACTTTGACACTCTTTTGAATAACTACACCACAAAAATGATTCCTTATATGCTAAATGTTTTTTCTAATCCAGAAGACCCTTTTTGGGCTATGGGGGTAAAAAGTTCACAATTAGAGAAATATTGTGCTAATAGGCATGGACAACTTCCTGTGCCTAGTCTTTGGGGTGGGTATCAAGCAAGTTTTTGTGAATACAATAGTTGGAGCAATTCGTATTATTTAGGCGTGCTATATTTTTCGCAAGAAGAGATAAAAAAGATTGTTGCCCCCTTGCAAGCACAAGGGAATGAAATTTTATCAAGTGTCAATTCCGAGCTTACGCCCTTAACTTCACAACTTGCTCAATTACAGCATAAAGGGCCACAAACTTATGCAATACCCAATTTTAACCCTATAACCTTAAAAACGCCTACAAATTTTCCTAATCCCCCAAAATTCAATACGCAACCTACTGCATTGCCCAATCTTATATCTCCTACAAACTTTACTCCAAACAATCATTATTCTTCCTTGTCTAAGGGTTCTAGTCCCATAAGCTTTTCTACGCAAAACCTAAAAGCCAATACCTACTCTTTGGGTTTGCACACTCAGTTTGGTTATCAAAAATATGTGAATCCTTTCATAGGGTTTAGCACCTATGCTGAGTTTGGTTATCGCTATAATTATACAGGACGCTACAAAACTTATGGTCTATCTTCGCTCAATCAATATCGTTTTGGTATAGGCGAAAATGTCATTTTTAATTTTTATAGCGATATAAAACTTTATGAAAAGCGTGCAATTATTCGTGCTTATGGTCTTTTTGCTGGACTTTTAGGGGTGGCCAATCTTTATACTTTTCAAAGTTCTAATAAGATGTTAAATGATTTTAATATGGATTTGACTTTTGGACTAAGAATTAGACATGATAATTCGCTTTGGATTTTGGGGGCAAAAATTCCACTTATCAATCAAGTTTTACACACGCCTTATGAACATGTCAAACTGATAGATAATTATCATAGCTCCAGCGTGTTTTTAAGTTTTACAAAATTCTTTAAGCGTTTATAA
- a CDS encoding ribonuclease J gives MTNNDNNYENNNENTKANYEPRVGAFERFTNRKKRFNKENTENKNETHPNSKKERYPSKRTTNPNYNKPKNAPQKTRNYAKEELDKNKVEGVTEILHVNERGTLGFHKELKKGVETNNKIQVEHLNPHYKMNLNSKASVKITPLGGLGEIGGNMMVIETPKSAIVIDVGMSFPKEGLFGVDILIPDFSYLHQIKDKIAGIIITHAHEDHIGATPYLFKELQFPLYGTPLSLGLIGSKFDEHGLKKYRSYFKIIEKRCPISIGEFIIEWIHITHSIIDSSALAIQTKAGTIIHTGDFKIDHTPVDNLPTDLYRLAHYGEKGVMLLLSDSTNSHKAGTTPSESTIAPTFDALFKEAQGRVIMSTFSSNIHRVYQAIQYGIKYNRKIAVIGRSMEKNLDIARELGYIHLPYQSFIEANEVAQYPDNEVLIVTTGSQGETMSALYRMATDEHRHISIKPSDLIIISAKAIPGNEASVSAVLNFLMKKEAKVAYQEFNNIHVSGHAAQEEQKLMLRLIKPKFFLPVHGEYNHVARHKQTAITCGVPEKNIYLMEDGDQVEVSPNFIRKVGTIKSGKSYIDNQSSLSIDTNIVQQREEVASVGAFFATLFVNKNKQALLESSQFSSLGLVSFKDEKNLVKEIQGGLEMLLKSSNAEVFSHSKKLEDCVRNFIRKSLFKKFRKYPAIICHVHAS, from the coding sequence ATGACTAATAACGACAATAATTATGAAAATAATAACGAAAACACAAAAGCTAATTATGAGCCACGAGTAGGGGCGTTTGAGCGATTCACTAACCGCAAGAAGCGTTTTAATAAGGAAAATACCGAGAACAAAAACGAGACGCATCCAAATAGCAAAAAAGAACGCTACCCTAGCAAAAGAACGACTAACCCTAATTACAACAAACCTAAAAACGCCCCACAAAAAACAAGAAATTACGCCAAAGAAGAGCTAGATAAAAACAAAGTAGAGGGTGTAACAGAGATTTTACATGTGAATGAAAGAGGAACTTTAGGCTTTCACAAAGAACTAAAAAAAGGCGTTGAGACGAATAATAAAATCCAAGTGGAGCATTTAAACCCGCATTATAAGATGAATTTAAACTCTAAAGCAAGCGTTAAAATCACGCCTTTAGGAGGTTTAGGCGAGATTGGGGGCAATATGATGGTCATTGAAACCCCAAAAAGTGCCATTGTGATTGATGTGGGCATGAGCTTTCCTAAAGAAGGGCTATTTGGTGTGGATATTTTAATCCCAGATTTTTCTTATTTACACCAAATCAAGGACAAAATCGCTGGTATTATCATCACCCATGCCCATGAAGACCACATAGGAGCAACGCCTTATTTATTCAAAGAATTACAATTCCCCCTCTATGGCACACCCTTAAGTTTGGGTCTTATTGGAAGCAAGTTTGATGAACATGGTTTGAAAAAATACCGCTCGTATTTTAAAATCATTGAAAAACGCTGTCCCATTAGCATTGGCGAATTTATCATTGAATGGATTCATATCACGCACTCTATCATTGATAGTAGTGCATTAGCCATTCAAACTAAAGCGGGCACAATTATTCATACCGGCGATTTTAAGATTGACCACACCCCAGTAGATAACTTACCCACTGATTTGTATCGCCTAGCTCATTATGGTGAAAAAGGGGTCATGCTTTTATTAAGTGATTCTACTAACTCTCATAAAGCCGGCACCACACCTAGTGAAAGCACCATAGCCCCTACCTTTGACGCCCTTTTTAAAGAAGCGCAAGGCAGAGTGATTATGAGCACTTTCTCTAGTAATATTCACAGAGTGTATCAAGCCATACAATATGGCATTAAATACAACCGAAAAATCGCCGTAATTGGTCGCTCTATGGAAAAAAACCTAGACATTGCTAGAGAGTTAGGCTATATCCATTTGCCCTATCAGTCCTTTATTGAGGCTAATGAAGTAGCGCAATACCCCGATAATGAAGTCTTAATCGTAACCACTGGCTCACAAGGTGAGACTATGAGTGCACTCTATCGCATGGCCACTGATGAACACCGCCATATTTCTATCAAACCAAGCGATTTAATCATTATTTCAGCTAAAGCCATTCCCGGAAATGAGGCGAGTGTCTCAGCAGTATTGAATTTCTTAATGAAAAAAGAAGCCAAAGTAGCTTACCAAGAGTTTAATAATATCCATGTAAGTGGGCATGCCGCTCAAGAAGAACAAAAGCTTATGTTAAGACTCATTAAGCCCAAGTTTTTCTTGCCTGTGCATGGGGAGTATAACCATGTCGCACGCCACAAACAAACTGCTATAACTTGTGGAGTGCCTGAAAAAAATATTTATTTAATGGAAGATGGCGACCAAGTAGAAGTAAGCCCTAATTTCATTAGAAAAGTCGGCACGATTAAGAGCGGAAAAAGCTATATTGACAATCAAAGTAGCCTAAGCATTGATACTAATATCGTGCAACAAAGAGAAGAAGTCGCCAGTGTTGGGGCGTTTTTTGCCACACTTTTTGTAAATAAAAATAAACAAGCTCTTTTAGAAAGCTCTCAATTTTCTAGCCTAGGACTTGTAAGCTTTAAAGATGAAAAGAACTTGGTTAAAGAAATTCAAGGGGGCTTAGAGATGCTTTTAAAATCTAGCAATGCTGAAGTGTTTAGCCATTCTAAGAAATTAGAAGATTGTGTGCGTAATTTCATTAGAAAATCGTTGTTTAAAAAGTTTAGAAAATACCCAGCCATCATTTGTCATGTCCACGCGTCTTAA
- a CDS encoding RNA-binding S4 domain-containing protein, translated as MRIDKFLQSVGLVKRRVLATDMCNEKAVQLNGSCTKPSKEVKVGDIISLHYLKGVEEYIILQVPTLKNVPRKDTHLYIESKNATKQ; from the coding sequence ATGCGAATAGACAAATTTTTACAATCAGTGGGTTTGGTTAAAAGGCGTGTTTTAGCGACAGATATGTGTAATGAAAAGGCTGTGCAACTTAATGGTAGTTGCACTAAACCTAGCAAGGAAGTAAAAGTGGGCGATATTATTAGTTTGCACTATTTAAAAGGGGTAGAAGAATACATTATTTTACAAGTGCCTACTTTAAAAAATGTGCCTAGAAAAGACACGCACCTTTACATAGAATCTAAAAACGCCACAAAACAATAA
- a CDS encoding carbon storage regulator, producing MLILSRKVNEGIIIDDNIHIKVISVDRGSVRLGFEAPNNTLILRAELKEAIVSENQKASIAVDESLLENIKKAIKT from the coding sequence ATGCTCATACTCAGTCGCAAAGTTAACGAAGGAATCATTATTGATGATAACATTCATATCAAAGTGATTTCTGTAGATAGAGGGAGTGTGCGTTTGGGGTTTGAAGCACCTAATAACACCCTTATTTTGCGTGCTGAACTCAAGGAAGCCATTGTCTCAGAAAATCAAAAAGCTTCCATAGCCGTAGATGAAAGCTTGTTAGAAAATATTAAGAAAGCTATTAAAACCTAG